Proteins encoded within one genomic window of Companilactobacillus sp.:
- a CDS encoding dicarboxylate/amino acid:cation symporter — protein MSKLQRKRYFRISLGWQIIIGLVLGIILGQIFYHNKGAIQVMQNIGTMFISLIQMIVLPIVISCLTVGIANMGDIKKLGRIGAKTLIYFEVMTTLAIIIGIIVANVTHPGSYINIHDLQSSDISQYTSSAKTAQHEGIWSVLMSIIPTNIFDAMGKGEMLPVIFFSVFFGLGTAAIGEQGKIITQFLDATANVMFKVTNWVMRVAPIGVCALIGVTVGEMGFEALKPLGLFIVIAYATMAFFVFVVMAVVGRIFHVRFYELFRIIENEVVLAFTTASSEAALPKMMDKMQKYGATKGIVSFVIPTGYTFNLDGSAIYQSLAALFLAQAYNIHLSLGQQITLIVVLMLTSKGMAGVPGASFVVLLATVSTIGVPMQGLTFIAGIDRLVDMGRTAVNVVGNSLATIIIAKSEHEFDEEKREKYVASYTRGD, from the coding sequence ATGTCCAAATTGCAAAGAAAACGCTATTTCAGAATTAGTCTTGGCTGGCAAATTATTATTGGATTAGTCTTAGGTATAATCCTCGGACAAATTTTTTACCATAATAAAGGCGCCATTCAAGTTATGCAGAACATCGGAACGATGTTCATCAGTTTGATTCAAATGATTGTTCTACCAATTGTTATTTCCTGTTTAACAGTTGGTATTGCTAACATGGGTGATATTAAAAAGTTAGGTAGAATTGGTGCTAAGACTTTGATCTACTTCGAAGTTATGACAACACTGGCAATCATTATTGGTATTATCGTTGCTAATGTCACGCATCCCGGTTCTTATATTAATATTCACGATCTGCAGAGTTCAGATATTTCGCAATATACGTCATCTGCAAAAACGGCTCAACACGAAGGAATTTGGTCGGTGTTGATGAGTATTATTCCAACTAATATTTTTGACGCGATGGGTAAAGGCGAAATGTTGCCGGTTATCTTCTTCTCAGTCTTCTTCGGTTTAGGAACGGCTGCAATTGGCGAACAAGGTAAGATTATTACTCAGTTCCTCGATGCAACAGCAAACGTTATGTTTAAAGTTACTAACTGGGTCATGAGAGTTGCTCCAATTGGTGTCTGTGCCTTGATTGGTGTAACAGTCGGTGAAATGGGCTTTGAAGCTTTGAAACCACTGGGACTATTCATCGTGATTGCCTACGCCACGATGGCATTTTTCGTATTTGTAGTTATGGCTGTGGTAGGTCGAATTTTCCACGTCAGATTTTATGAACTATTCAGAATCATTGAAAACGAAGTTGTTTTAGCTTTTACAACAGCTAGTTCGGAAGCTGCTTTGCCAAAGATGATGGATAAGATGCAAAAATATGGTGCTACCAAGGGTATTGTTTCCTTCGTTATTCCAACGGGATATACCTTCAACCTTGATGGTTCAGCCATTTATCAATCATTAGCCGCATTATTCTTGGCTCAAGCTTACAATATTCATTTGTCGCTTGGACAACAGATCACTTTGATCGTTGTGCTAATGCTGACTTCAAAGGGTATGGCCGGTGTGCCTGGAGCATCATTTGTTGTCTTGTTGGCAACTGTTTCAACTATCGGTGTTCCAATGCAAGGATTAACATTTATCGCTGGTATTGATCGACTAGTCGATATGGGACGTACCGCTGTTAACGTTGTCGGTAACTCACTAGCAACAATCATTATTGCTAAGAGTGAACACGAATTTGATGAAGAAAAACGAGAGAAATACGTCGCTTCTTATACCAGAGGTGACTAA
- a CDS encoding helix-turn-helix transcriptional regulator — MIENEKKISNNLKQYRKAEKLSQQDLADQVGVTRQSILLIEKDKFNPSILLALKIANALGVDVNDLFFLE, encoded by the coding sequence ATGATCGAGAATGAAAAAAAAATCTCAAACAATCTAAAACAATATCGAAAAGCAGAAAAATTATCCCAGCAAGATTTGGCCGATCAAGTGGGAGTGACGCGACAATCGATATTATTGATTGAAAAGGATAAGTTTAATCCCAGTATTTTGTTGGCATTAAAAATTGCCAATGCACTCGGAGTTGATGTAAACGACTTATTCTTCCTTGAGTAA